One Pogoniulus pusillus isolate bPogPus1 chromosome 13, bPogPus1.pri, whole genome shotgun sequence genomic window, GAGGGTGTCTAGGTGCTGCCAGCATCCAGAGACTGGAGTAACCTCCGTCCTCCCCCTGCAGCTATGGACAGCATGTCCAGCACTTCAAGGTGCACAGGGAGAAGAATGGCAAATATTTCCTCTGGGAGGAAAAGTTCAACTCTCTCAACGAGCTGGTGGACTTCTACAGGACAACCACCATCTCCAAAAAGCAGCAGATCTTCCTCCGGGATGAGGACCAAAGCCAGGAGGTACCACCAGGGGATGGGGCTATGGAGACACACAGAGCTGGGGTGTGAGGTGATGGCAGCAAGGCCAGGCTAGGAGCCTACATGTGGTCCCTTTGGGATCCTGCATCACTCCCCTGGTACCAGGgctgccacctctctgctgtggtccactgggaagctgaggcatgggCTGTATCCGTGGGTCAGCAGCACTCTAATGGTCTTGCTTtgccctggactctgcaccAGGCAGACAGGGACATCCCAGGCACCTGGCTGGCACTTGGCCCCAcactcaggctctgcttgagGCAGCATCAAGCAGAATAAGGTGCAGCAGCCTGAGACAAGGTGGAGAAAAGCCACCAGTgaagctcagcagggcagggcagctcaCCTCAGGCCCACACTACTGTCCCTCGGGACAGGAGTGATGCCTGAGGCAGTGTGGCAGATCTTAGGATGGGGTGCAGCCAGCTTCAGGAAAGCTCCAGCCAATGCCAAACCCTGGGGTGGTGATTGCAGAGGCAGTGAAACTGCCTGGGGAGTTGAGCTGGGGGTGGCTCCAGCACCCAGAAGGACTCAGAAAGGAAAGAGCTGCCACCTGCCTCTGGGGGGCATGAGTCCTCTGGGCACCCATCTTGAGTCCTCCAGGCATTTATGTGCCCTGGGGTGGTCCTTTGCACCCCAAGCTCTGCCCTGCACCCCAGGGTGCTCGCTGACACCCCAGGATTTCCCTTGTACCTGGGGTTGTCCCAGCACTCAGGGTCCATAGCTACCACCTCTCATCCCAGAAGCAGGCACCCCAGGTACTCCCACACCCTCTATGCTCAGGTGGTCCTCACCATGCTGTGACATGACACCTGCATCACCACAGGAACGCAGACAGAGCTGCCTAGGGGGGAGGGGCTGGTAGATGGGGGTCACTTCTCCTCCCACCCACCATTTGCCCCTGACTTTCCTCCAGGTGAGGAGACCCAAATTCGTGCAAGCTCAGTTTGACTTCTCAGGCCAAGAGGGCTCTCAGCTGCCCTTCCTCCGTGGGGACATCATCGAGGTCCTGGACTGCCCTGATCCCAACTGGTGGCAGGGGAAGATCTACGGGCGCGTCGGCCTCTTCCCCCGTGCCTACGTCCACCCCATCCGCAAGTGAGCTGCCAGGGGTGCTGTGGGCAAGCCAGGGGGACCACGGCCCCCACGGCCCCCCACTCATTAGAGCTGCCTTGTGCCTGCCCGTGGACTGCACGTCCCTTGTCCCCACAGATGGCGTCCGACAGCGCACGAGGTCCCAGTGCAGCGTGGGTTGTGCTGGAGATGGACCCCCCAGCCatggctcttcctcctcccctggcCTGGGAGACCTCCACCAGCCTTAGCATCTCCTCttgccgtgggctgacagccctgctctccagggaACACTGAACCAGGGCCACAAAAACTGTTCCAGAGCCACAGTCCAGTGGGATGACAGTAATAAGAGGGAAGAGCAGATGTGTCCCAAACCTTTGGTCCTCTCCAGACCCTGTAGGCAAAGCCTCAGCTCCAAAGAggcctgcaggcagccaggatgCAGCCAGGTTTGGTAACTCCACAGAAGGGTGCTGGggcacagggtgctcagggaAGGCTGCTCCCGGGGGAATCAGTCCTGTGGGTGCTGCAAATTGTGGTGTTCTTTAATAGTGCTTTTTATTTAGAGCTAGTAAAACATCTTTGGGTGACACCCTCAAGTGTGGGGGCTCCTTCTCCACCACCACTCTGATGGTCCCATGGCCACATTCACACATCTGCTGCTTAACTGTGATTTTGCttcccctgcagttcccactTGCCCACCCCAATGTCTCTCCCCATATCCCCTCTGCCCTTCAGCCCCCATTTGCCCACTCCAATATCTCTTCCCaggcccctcctgaggactcactACACCCACAAATACCACTCACAGCTCCCCAGGATGCACTTAGAGTCCATGGTGCCGAGAACACCAAGCTCATTACACCAGTGGATTTAAGCATCCCACGTCCCAGGTATGCCAAGTCAAAACTGCCACCCAAATCCCCGTTTCTCCCCCTTGCCAGGacttttctcctcttcagaggctggcaggctgctaggCAAAATAGGCATAGCAGAAAATATTGACACACATCAGGACAATGGCATTGATGCTGCAGACATGGGCCCAGAAGTGAGACTCTCTGGTGTCCTTGAGGGCTGTGACCAGGAGTCCCTCACAATTTGAtggctgctggttgcctggggtgTTAGAGGAGGAACCTGgcacagaaagacagagagtGAGTGATGCAGAGAGTTGTGGGGACTGGCCACCTCCCAGTGAGTGGCACAGtcctggggaaactgaggcacagggcATCCATCCCATGCTGCTGCCCGTTACAGGCAGGGACCACTGATCTCTGAAGTTGCCTCTCCTGCTAGACACCCCAGAAGACTCACTCACCATCAGGGGGTCCATGGGATGTGTCATCcacagagggctggggaagctTCCCTGAGAGGGTCCACCAGGTGAGATCCTTCAGCTAGAAACCAGAGTGAGATATGGTGAGAAAATACCCCCAGGGTAAAACCCCTGGGGACTCCCTCAGCCAGGGTGCACCTGGGTGACATCAACACCTCAGACCAAGGAGGCTGGGAGTGTGGATGAGGCAAGGATGAGAGGTCTTAAGTGCCCTCCTCACCTGGGatggaggtgttgggggggTCATCAGGCTGCCCCCCACCACGATGGCCCCCgtggtggcacagagcagcacagcaaagtgcAGGTAGTGGATGTCAgcaagcagccagggctggcggTCAGGGACCCCGCAGTGGGGCGTCGGGTacgccagctccagccccatcctGGCCAGTCCCAGCACCAACCCCACCATCAGGCCCCAGAAAGCTCCCTGCAAAGCAAAAGTCCACagtggagtggctggaggggcAACAGTAGCCCCACAAGGGTAATATACCCCCAGGAAAGCTGctccctccagccagcactgggaGAGAGTCATTAgaatcagagtggtttgggtgggaaaggtCCCTGCATCCTGGCCAGCCAAGCCCTGTCCCAAATTTGAACACTTTCTACAGGAGATGTCCCCTGTCAGCCACATGAGCCATGCCACACTTGATGGTCATGCGTGGTGGCACCTGCCTCTTCCTTCTGTTTGCACCAGCCACCCACCAGCTCTCTGGGATACACCAGCCGGGCTCAGTTCCTCTTCCTAACTTCTCCAGCATCACCTCCTACTGGGTTCCTGGGAGCTAGGTGGGCAAGAAATTGTTGGCACCATGCTGTGACCTCGACCCATTCACCTTCAGCAAGTACCTGCTCGTTAGCTCGGGGCCAGAAGACAGCCAGGAGGAAGAcagcagtgacaggaggagcCAGGTAGCTGGTGACAGCCTGGATGTAGACGTAGAGCTGGCCACCACTGGAGCTCTGCAGGATAGGGATCCAGACCACACTGAGGGCCACCAGCACCACTGTGACCATCCTGCAAGCAGCAACGCggcactggatgcagttcttGTCCTACCCACTCACACCTCTTCACACCCACAGCTTCACCGTGGTGGTGATGGGTCCCTAGGGTCAGGGGTTGGGCTGCTAAGATGGACCCCAAATAGgcaagcagcaggcaatggGCACTCGTGCTGTGAAGAGCCCCTAGCTGCACAGCCTGGGTCCTCTGGCCAGCTTTGGGTGATGCTCTCAACATCCAGCCAAAGCACCCACCTGAGAGATGAGGATGTGAGATGAGCTGCCCCATGCTCAGCtccccccagccaggctgtggcagaggagtgcatttgtcccccagcaccatccccactctcagccaaagcccagctgcagcctgcagcatcaTCCTCCTCCAAAGCAAGAGGTCTTGGCCAGACCCCAGCTTTGTGGGCCCAGTCTGAGCAGATGAGCTGAGCAGGACACATCCCAGAGACCACCATATTTATAGCTGAGCCCAGCTTGTTTGCAGCTTCCCAGAATTACCTCCTTCTCCATCTGCTCAGCTTAGAAAGCAGAACTGGGAGAAAATAAGAGGTGGGGAGGCAGAAAAAGCACTGAAAGCATCTCTAAGCCagagaccccacagcctgcctggaaaAGGAAGCAGGTGGGGTGTAGAATGCACCTCCTGGACCAAggggcaagaaaaaaaacctgtgtTGGGTTCATCTTTAATGACCAGAGAACACCAGAAGGTCATGGAAAGAATGCAGGAGCATGGTGGTGAGCTCAGGGTGGTGAGTGGCCTTaagccctctgcatgcagcccGAAGTATGGATTTGGGCAAGGCTGGAGGAAGAGCCTAGCACTGCCTAGGGGGCACCTGGGGAGGGTTGGATGTTGTCATCACTGTGCCATCTCCTTGGCACAGAGCATGCACCAAACAGGAGCAGGAATTGCCAGCCAAGTGGTGCGGCCACAGTAAGAATTCAAAATCCCAGATTCAGGAACTACCAGCAaattccttctctcctctcctgagCTGGATGGGGCATTTCCACCCTGGCAAGTCTGGGGTGCTGCTTGTGACCCTAACTTCAGCAATAACCCCCAAGCCATCTGTCCCTGTACTGTCAGGGAtggagagggcagagcctggcacggCCTGCCACGAGGGCTGGAGGGATTTGGGAAGGACTGAACGTTCTCACCAGCATGGCATCACCTTGGCACAGAGCACACATCAAATCCTGGCGAGGATTCCCAGGCAAGTGGCATGGCTACCTCAGGAGCTCAAGCCACCAAGTGCAGGAACCAGGAGAGCTCTGTGGTCCCACAAGCCAATACCTTTCCTCCTAGGCAAGGGCATGCCCACCTTGGTGGGTACGGGAGGTGGTTaggctcccagagccctccTGAGAGACAGCTTCAAGCCACTTGTGTCCGTGCTGGCAGGTAAGAAAGCCTCAAacctgcagcttcagcagcttTTTAATCCTCTCTGGAAGGTTTATGGTTTGCTTTGTGCCCACGGGGCTGTACAACAGCAGCGATTGGCAGAACCCTGCTTGCATCAGCCGCCCAGTGCCGCCTGCCTCGGGCAGGCAAAGCCCTTTCCAAACACTCATGAGCCATCCTCGGAAAGATCTCAGGCGCTGTCACCCTGCATTGTCACCAAAGCTAGTGTCAGGGAGAGGCAAGGCAGCCCCTGAGCCAACCACCCCAGTTCTCACAGAGGAGCTGCGCGGGACTGTGGTTCCCCAGGATTGTTGCCCATCTCCTTCCCACCCTCTGGAGATGGAAGATGCCAAGAAGTAGCTGCTTCTGGAGCTGCCAGACCAACcagccctccctgcagccccagcacagcccagccaaaGCCCTGACCCAGATTCTCTCCTTGTTATTGTCTGCCCCACGCCGAGGACACTCCCCGCGCACCCCAGCACCGTGCAGGGCATTCCCCAGCGCTGACTCTGCCGCCTGGAGCGTGGCACCGCGGGCAGGCTCCTGGGCTCCCTGCTGGCACCTGCCATCCCGcaagagcagccagggcagcgcTGCCCTTTGCCACCTGGCAAAGGTCCCCCGTGCACTTGGCTTGTGACTCTGCCGAGGAGCCACCACTAGTTCTGCTGGGAGAACGGGCTGGAGGCAGTgagggcacagccctgcccctccaaatgccctgcctgcctctccagAGCTTTCATACATCAAATAATCCACgggattgttttcctttcataaacTCAGGCACTCTGCAAGCTTCTGGGCACCAAAGGTAGATCAAAGAAGGCTGGACCAGCCTCACCAGTCTCCTTGTGAAAGCCTGGGTCTCCTCGAAACCCCTGGTCCCTACCTGCCCACCAAGAGCAGCTCTCGCTCGCCAGCTCCCGGCCTCAACTTCCTCCAGATGTCCATGGTGAagagagtgctgctgctgttgaatATGGAGGTCAGGGATGACATCAGTGCAGCCATCATCACTGCAATCATCAGACCCCGCAGTCCTAGGCAAGAGAGAGACCATCAAGTTGGGGCTGAGCTCCAGGGGATGGGACATCCCCAATGCTCCACCTAAGGGTAGTGCCTCCCCCTCCTCAGGCACATGCTGGAATCTCCACTGGAGTAAGAAGATATTTTGGGGACACCCTGGGATACTGAGACCCTCTACTGCCTCAGGGTTACCTGCATCCACCCCCATCATTTCTGGAGTCACCTTTGGAGGGCCTACATGGGTGGTCCCCCACATGGAACCCACCCAGACCATCCATGGGGTCTCTCCAACATCTAAGCCATGATAAACCTCaagggcagccctgggctgcagcaaagccctgTAAAGAAGGAGATGCCCTCTCCTACCCACCCACTTACCACTGGGCATCAGCTCAACCACCAGCTTGGGGTAGGCAATGTTGgagcagcccacagcagccccacacACACGGGCACATTCCTCAGGGTCCACACAGGCCACAGTGTCTGTATGAGAGAAGTAAGTGACATGGCAGAACCCTCCATGGACAGAGGACCACCCCAGTaccccctccctccatccctttGCACTCTCCTCTACTGAGGCAGATATTGACCCATCACTAGGGCCACAATGCCCAGATGCTAGCAGAGGACCAGGAAGCAaagagcacagaggcagggagggagcaggagcaTCCCATATGCAGATCCACCTGAGCCTCAACACAGGCAGGATCCAGCCCAACAGCATCACACTCACTTCCCACTGCCTCGCACTCAGCCCAGCTCTAGCAAGATCTACCCCTAGAAGCCTTCCACGCATAGCACCCACCTCGAGGGGATCTCCAGAGCTGGGAGGGGCCCCACCAGGACCCAAGGCTatggctggaggcaggagagCTCCAGGGGCAGCCTCTGGCTGTCCCCACGCAGGTTCATGCACCGTTGCAGCAATTACCCTCCAcatgggcagcacccagcagcaccctgggacGTGCTTGCCAGGCAGCTCGCCAGAACAGTCAACGCCCAGCAGCTTCTGTGCCTCAACCAGTGCTAaactcttcttttgtttttagtttttcttttttctctctctttttatttccagTTATGCTCATAAAATATTGAAATGGATGGAAATTAATGTCAGGCATAAGTATGGATGGGCTACctggctctccaggctgcatctgCCCATccaggagcacagctgagccctgcacacagctgggaGCATCATCGTGGTCCTCCTGCGTGCTGATCCCCCTGCCAAAGTGGGGTGAAGGATTTGCCCCCTCTGGTAGCAGCAGCTGGAAGACAAAGACCAGCTGGAAACACCTTGGAGCTTTCAGTAATGGAGTGTGGGGTATGATGGGGTGTGACAGGGATGcagcagaaccatagaatcacagaagagagGGGTgtggaagggaactctggaggtcatccagtccaacggcctgctaaagcagggtcacacgggaacacattcagaaagcTCTTAAGAGTCtctagagcaggagactccacaacctctctgggcagcctgctccagggctctagcACGCTCACAACTCTCTTcctcttcaggtggaacctcctgggtcctAGTTTGAGCCCATTGCCCCTTACCCTGTTGCTCCACTGGACAGAATCTGACTCCATCcttttgccccccaccctttagctcttgctgagcactgatcagagCCCTTCTGGGGCTGCCCTTCTCGAGGCTAGatggccccaggtccctcagcctttcctcacaagacAAATGtttcagtcccttaatcatcctcatagcctccactagactcttttcagtgtttCCCTGACCCTCCTGGATTGCAGAGTctagaactggacccagtactccagctgtggccttaccagagcaaagaggggggagagcctcccttgaccagctggccacactcttagGAGCACAATGCAAGTTGCAGGCAATCACAGGCAACACTCAGCAAATCCCAAGGCTGCTAAAAAAGCCCAGCCTGGGCCACCTTTCCCCAGGGTTAGACTCAGCACTGAGATTTTAGTGACTCTGTCCTCCAGCGGCTGTGAGTAAAGCTGCCatcactgctccctgcctcaGTTCCTTCCTCCCTAAAACACCAGGTTGTGCATGGCTCCATGCAAATGACTGGTGGGTGGAAGATGCTCCAGAGGGCACAGCAGTGTCTGGGTGTCATAGCCCTGCCAAAACTCCCACTccagggctcagctctgccaccaAACCCCTTGGTGGGAACCAGAAACCAAGAGCCAAGCCTGGCAATGCAACTGAAACCCCCAAGCTGGGAGTAGAGCCCAGCATTGTACTCCACTACCTTGCTTTGTCATTAAACCCTCTGCTAGAAGTGGGAAATTAATTAGGAGCTTGTAATTAATGGTTccatctgcaggcaggaggagcttgccctagtgctggctgcagaagcaggctgtgtctctgctgtgtgctgtctTTCCGGCTGGATCAGCCCAGGGTGGCCAAGCAGGGACATCCATGATGTTGGGTATCGACTTCTTTGGCCATGGTGACCTTTCCCTGTGATTCAGGTGCTAAATTCACCACGTGGCCTGGGGATGGGGGAACCCAAGTATCTTCACCTCACACAAGGGTCAGAGATGAAGCTCTGCAGTTCCAATTCATCCCAAGAAGCAAGGCTGTAAGAACCAGGGCATCACAGGAGAGAGGAGACACTGTGTTTATGCCACCATCTAATAAAtcatgagcacacacacaccctgctGAGGAGACCATAAATCTCTTTGCACAATAAAAACAGAGCCatggcagccagcagaggaTGAGGTGGGTCCAACCACAGCACGCTCCAGCCACACCATGCACACCCATACACAATGCACTGGTCCTGATCTAGGGCATCTCACAATCTACCAGAGCTGGGTCACTCAAACTGGGAATGACAGCCAGGG contains:
- the GRAP gene encoding GRB2-related adapter protein, which gives rise to MESVALYSFQTTAKDELPFKKGDTLKILNMEDDQNWYKAELYGCEGFVPKNYIKVKPHPWYVGRISRHLAEEQLLQRKHPGAFLIRDSESTPGHFSISVNYGQHVQHFKVHREKNGKYFLWEEKFNSLNELVDFYRTTTISKKQQIFLRDEDQSQEVRRPKFVQAQFDFSGQEGSQLPFLRGDIIEVLDCPDPNWWQGKIYGRVGLFPRAYVHPIRKWRPTAHEVPVQRGLCWRWTPQPWLFLLPWPGRPPPALASPLAVG
- the SLC5A10 gene encoding sodium/mannose cotransporter SLC5A10; the encoded protein is MAWWPIGASLFASSEGSGLFIGLAGTSAAGGIAVTGFELNATYALLALAWVFVPVYISSGIVTMPEYLQRRFGGERIRMYLSVLSLLLSIFTKISTDLYSGALFVQVCLGWDLYLSTVLMLVVTGLYTIAAFNEIGGYPNLEEAYLRAIPTKIVPNTTCHLPRADAMHLFRDPASGDLPWTGMTFGLSIMAMWYWCTDQVIVQRSLSAKSLSHAKAGSILASYLKMLPLFVIIMPGMISRVLYPDTVACVDPEECARVCGAAVGCSNIAYPKLVVELMPSGLRGLMIAVMMAALMSSLTSIFNSSSTLFTMDIWRKLRPGAGERELLLVGRMVTVVLVALSVVWIPILQSSSGGQLYVYIQAVTSYLAPPVTAVFLLAVFWPRANEQGAFWGLMVGLVLGLARMGLELAYPTPHCGVPDRQPWLLADIHYLHFAVLLCATTGAIVVGGSLMTPPTPPSQLKDLTWWTLSGKLPQPSVDDTSHGPPDGSSSNTPGNQQPSNCEGLLVTALKDTRESHFWAHVCSINAIVLMCVNIFCYAYFA